GCGTTTCCCCCCGCTGCCCCGCCCCCGGGAAGGGGCAGGTCGTAGACGGTGAAGCCGCAGCCGGTGAGCAGGACGCCGGCGAGAAGGAGTACGGCGGTCCGGCGTACGGTCGCGAACCCTCCGGACCGGCCGAGCCGGGCAGGGGCGGCGGGCGCGGCGCTCATCGGAGGATCCCGCCGAGGGTGCGGTCACTGGCCGGCGCGGGCTGCCCGGCCGGGCCCGTTCCCGCCGGGCCCGTTCCGGCCGTGCCGTCTGCCGCCGGGCCGCCCGGCACCTGCGGCAACGGCAGGTCGTCGAGGACCTTGGTCAGGTCGTCGCACACCGATTTCGGCTGACCGGACTGGCGCAGCAGCGCGCACAGGTAGGCGCCGGGGTCGTCGGTCTGGGCGAAGTTGTTGCGCGTGTCCAGCGTGCCCGTACGCGGGTTGTAGGTGTGGTCGAGGTTGGACAGGGCCACCGGCGCGGTGTCCAGCACCTCGCGCAGGGCGTCCTGTTGCCGTACGAGCGTCTTCGACAGCTCGGTGAGCCCGTGCACGTTGGCCCGCACCTCGGCGCGGTTGTCCCGCACGAACGCCGCCACGTCGGTGAGGGCGGCGGCGAGCTGGGCGAGGGCGGCCCGCAGGTCGCCCCGCTCCCCCGCGAGCTGGTCCGCGACGCCGGCCAGGTCGGTGTTGAACGCCCGGACCTGCGTGTCGCTCTCCGCCAGCGCGCCGGTGAACTTCTGCAGCTGCCGTACGGTCGCGAACAGGTCCTGCCGCCCGCCGGACAGCGTCTGCGTCGCGTCGGCGAGGTCGCCGATCGTGGAGTGCACCTTCCCGCCCTGCCCGCGCAGGTTGTCCGCGCCGACGGTGAGCAGCCGAGACAGCGAGCCGTTCCGGTTGGCACCGTTCGGGCCGAGGGCCACCGTCAGGTCGTCCAGGCTCCGGTAGATGCGGTCGAGCTCGACGGGTACGGCGGTGCGCGGGAGCGCGATCTCGGCGCCGTCGGCAAGGGTGGGGCCGCCACGGTAGACCGGGGTGAGCTGGACGTACCGGTCGCTGACCAGCGACGGCGAGATCACCACCGCCCGGGCGCCGGCGGGCACCTTCTGCTTCGCGTCGTACGACATCGTCACCTGCACCGAGGTGCCCTCCGGGCGAACCTGGTCCACCCGGCCCACCGGAACGCCGAGGATGCGTACGTCGGAGCCGGCGTAGAGGCCGACCGTACGCGGGAAGTGCGCCACCAGGTGTCTGCGCGGCGACTCCGGCCACACCGCGTAGGTGAGCCCGGCCACGGCGGCCAGGGCGAGTACGACGGCGACGGCCCGGCCGCGGGTCCGGGTCCACTCCCACCCGCGCTTCGGTGTCCGCGCCGTACGCGCCGTCGTACGCCCTGTTGCCCGCACTGCCGCCCGCACTGTGGCACGCAGCCTGGTGAGCACGCGGATCATCGGCCGCCTCCGGGGAGCCGGGGTGCGGCGGGAAGCGGCACCAGGTTGGGGATGTAGGTGTCGAACCACGGCCCGGTGCCCAGGGTGTTGGTGAACACCCGCAGGAACGGCGCCAGCAGCCGGATGCTCCGGTCCAGGCTGTCCTGGTTGGCGCGGAGCATGCCGACCACGGACGCCAGCCGCTTCAGCGCCGGCTCCAGCCGGGCCTGGTTGTCCGCCACCAGGCCGCTGATCTGCGCCGACAGCTCCTGCGCGGTGACCAGCAGCTGGTGGATCAGCGCCCGCCGGGCGCGCACCTCGCGCAGCACCAGGTCGCCGTCGCGGACCAGCGCGACGAGTTCGGTGTCCCGGTCGGCGAGGACCCGGGACACCTGGTTGGCGTGCGCGAGCAGCCGGTGCAGTTCCTCATCCCGCGAGGCGATGGTGCGCGACAGCCGGGACAGGCCGTCCAGTGAGCCGCGGACCTCTGCCGGCGTGCCCGCGAACGTCGTGCTCAGCGTGTCCAGCGCGGTG
This Actinopolymorpha cephalotaxi DNA region includes the following protein-coding sequences:
- a CDS encoding MCE family protein is translated as MRSRTPRYYTTVGTVGLLVLAALVYVAFHAADLPLIGGGTTYAARFGEAGGLRADDEVRVAGVKVGHVRAVELAGSHVRVEFRITDDRVRLGRETGAAIRIRTLLGRKYLSLVPSGPGRLDPATEIPQSRTVSPYDVVEAFGDLATTTGRIDTAQLATALDTLSTTFAGTPAEVRGSLDGLSRLSRTIASRDEELHRLLAHANQVSRVLADRDTELVALVRDGDLVLREVRARRALIHQLLVTAQELSAQISGLVADNQARLEPALKRLASVVGMLRANQDSLDRSIRLLAPFLRVFTNTLGTGPWFDTYIPNLVPLPAAPRLPGGGR
- a CDS encoding MCE family protein, which produces MIRVLTRLRATVRAAVRATGRTTARTARTPKRGWEWTRTRGRAVAVVLALAAVAGLTYAVWPESPRRHLVAHFPRTVGLYAGSDVRILGVPVGRVDQVRPEGTSVQVTMSYDAKQKVPAGARAVVISPSLVSDRYVQLTPVYRGGPTLADGAEIALPRTAVPVELDRIYRSLDDLTVALGPNGANRNGSLSRLLTVGADNLRGQGGKVHSTIGDLADATQTLSGGRQDLFATVRQLQKFTGALAESDTQVRAFNTDLAGVADQLAGERGDLRAALAQLAAALTDVAAFVRDNRAEVRANVHGLTELSKTLVRQQDALREVLDTAPVALSNLDHTYNPRTGTLDTRNNFAQTDDPGAYLCALLRQSGQPKSVCDDLTKVLDDLPLPQVPGGPAADGTAGTGPAGTGPAGQPAPASDRTLGGILR